One window of the Streptomyces asoensis genome contains the following:
- a CDS encoding phosphotransferase — protein sequence MRDPLVPQCRPGERATDDQHDAVYRAFVRTAEETGKVSSGHHNRNYVLPLTEPVARLLGREAGTPVTVRIRRPDALKVVIRTWQDEALVLKAVQSELPQVSECLVTRPAFALHSHVEGVPLSWVCGNGKPVDSLLVGELAGLLALMTRVRPSALPALPAVWPADRADSQGFLRTLAGLADQQIRQVNWGEFGGLFNTLGVPDDALIRLAERVPTMARRPYSLLHTDLHRDNLIVSYDGDPPLVCVDWELATYGDPLHDLATHLVRMQYPAHQWAEVVEAWAQAMLELRPAATNGLVRDLAHYLAFERAQSVYPDVMRAARSLEQSFTQKSLDEATAEVRRALEAAAEPLRLRGVPDPAEIEKALYRWLASRTDGNVSGRDWIGPAITWTADPRVPPHPEFPASAVREALLAEGAAPAGNVFKGTAHLNTVVRVSGHTEPVVVRRLLSHVQRREPSILSEHAVLRAIEKSRVKVEAPRILALGESCTKDPFAIHTYVGPRRGGPPEHPVHGLRPREADALVDQLCALTKVDHTLVDPASGSETFHVWLREQLVELVRTLPKESMQLARMLGLPHHERLGEILSRHTLTPRAPALLHGDLNPWNLVRGGRYLLTIIDWEMALVGDPLYDLVRHMHLTPTRPEIRDRMFRRWERNMPPEYSTNWRLDWPVYRWIEIIRSAYVDLDRLVTRTGLDAPNVRRAVDSYAETLAAATASLGLPASRTTNPYLELALTRGRS from the coding sequence GTGCGCGACCCCCTAGTTCCCCAGTGCCGTCCCGGGGAGCGAGCCACTGACGACCAGCACGACGCCGTCTACCGGGCCTTCGTCAGGACCGCGGAGGAGACGGGGAAGGTGTCCAGCGGTCACCACAACCGCAACTACGTGCTGCCGCTGACCGAGCCCGTGGCGCGCCTGCTGGGCCGGGAGGCCGGCACCCCGGTGACCGTGCGGATCCGGCGCCCCGACGCGCTGAAGGTCGTGATCAGGACCTGGCAGGACGAGGCCCTCGTCCTGAAGGCGGTGCAGAGCGAGCTGCCGCAGGTGTCCGAATGCCTGGTGACGCGACCCGCCTTCGCCCTCCACAGCCATGTGGAGGGCGTGCCGCTCTCCTGGGTCTGCGGAAATGGTAAGCCTGTCGACTCCCTGCTGGTCGGGGAGCTGGCCGGGCTGCTGGCGCTGATGACCCGGGTGCGCCCGTCGGCGCTGCCGGCGCTGCCGGCGGTGTGGCCCGCGGACCGCGCCGACAGCCAGGGCTTCCTGCGGACGCTGGCCGGTCTCGCCGACCAGCAGATCCGGCAGGTCAACTGGGGCGAGTTCGGGGGACTGTTCAACACGCTGGGTGTCCCCGACGACGCCCTGATCCGGCTGGCCGAGCGGGTTCCCACCATGGCGCGGCGGCCGTACAGCCTGCTCCACACGGATCTGCACCGGGACAACCTGATCGTGTCGTACGACGGCGATCCGCCCCTCGTCTGCGTCGACTGGGAACTCGCCACCTACGGCGATCCGCTGCACGACCTGGCCACGCACCTGGTGCGCATGCAGTACCCGGCCCACCAGTGGGCCGAGGTGGTCGAGGCCTGGGCGCAGGCCATGCTGGAGCTCCGGCCCGCCGCCACCAACGGCCTGGTCAGGGATCTGGCCCACTACCTGGCCTTCGAGCGGGCGCAGTCCGTCTACCCGGATGTGATGCGCGCCGCGCGGTCGCTGGAGCAGTCGTTCACCCAGAAGAGCCTGGACGAGGCGACGGCGGAGGTGCGCAGGGCGCTGGAGGCGGCCGCCGAGCCGCTCCGGCTGCGGGGCGTGCCGGACCCGGCGGAGATCGAGAAGGCGCTCTACCGCTGGCTGGCCTCGCGCACCGACGGCAACGTCAGCGGCAGGGACTGGATCGGACCGGCCATCACCTGGACGGCGGACCCGCGCGTTCCCCCGCACCCGGAGTTCCCCGCGAGCGCGGTCAGGGAGGCGCTGCTGGCCGAGGGCGCCGCCCCGGCGGGAAACGTCTTCAAGGGGACCGCGCACCTCAACACGGTGGTCCGGGTGAGCGGCCACACCGAACCCGTGGTGGTGCGCCGGCTGCTCTCCCACGTCCAGCGCCGGGAGCCCAGCATCCTCAGCGAGCACGCCGTGCTCCGGGCGATCGAGAAGTCGCGGGTGAAGGTGGAGGCCCCGCGGATCCTGGCCCTGGGCGAGAGCTGCACGAAGGACCCCTTCGCCATCCACACCTATGTCGGACCGCGCCGCGGTGGACCCCCCGAGCATCCGGTGCACGGTCTGCGCCCGCGCGAGGCGGACGCGCTCGTCGACCAGTTGTGCGCGCTGACGAAGGTCGACCACACCCTGGTCGACCCGGCCTCGGGCAGCGAGACCTTCCATGTGTGGCTGCGCGAGCAGCTCGTGGAGCTGGTGCGGACGCTGCCGAAGGAGTCGATGCAGCTGGCCCGGATGCTCGGGCTGCCCCACCACGAGCGGCTGGGGGAGATCCTGTCCCGCCACACACTGACCCCCCGGGCACCGGCCCTCCTGCACGGCGACCTCAACCCGTGGAACCTGGTGCGCGGCGGCCGATACCTGCTGACCATCATCGACTGGGAGATGGCCCTGGTCGGTGACCCGCTCTACGACCTGGTCCGGCACATGCACCTGACACCGACCCGGCCGGAGATCAGGGACCGTATGTTCCGCCGGTGGGAGCGGAACATGCCCCCGGAGTACAGCACGAACTGGCGGCTGGACTGGCCGGTGTACCGCTGGATCGAGATCATCCGGTCGGCCTACGTCGATCTCGACCGGCTGGTGACCAGGACGGGCCTGGACGCCCCCAACGTCCGCCGGGCCGTGGACTCCTACGCCGAGACGCTGGCCGCGGCCACCGCCTCCCTCGGCCTTCCGGCCTCGCGCACCACCAATCCCTATCTCGAACTGGCCCTCACCCGCGGGCGGAGCTGA
- a CDS encoding DUF2516 family protein: MLIEGFAGLVWLLYLAMLVLAVVALVMAALFRDDAYRAADKQNKGFWLIILGITVAVNLLVPMLFLQLAGLVATIVFFVDVRPALRQVGGGGGWGRRRGGSSSDGPYGPYNGGR; the protein is encoded by the coding sequence GTGCTGATCGAAGGCTTCGCCGGGCTGGTGTGGCTGCTCTACCTCGCCATGCTGGTCCTCGCCGTGGTGGCGCTGGTGATGGCCGCTCTGTTCCGTGATGACGCCTACCGGGCCGCCGACAAGCAGAACAAGGGCTTCTGGCTGATCATCCTCGGCATCACGGTGGCGGTGAACCTCCTGGTGCCGATGCTCTTCCTCCAGCTCGCGGGACTCGTCGCCACGATCGTCTTCTTCGTGGACGTACGGCCCGCCCTCAGGCAGGTCGGCGGTGGCGGCGGCTGGGGCCGTCGGCGCGGCGGCAGCAGCAGCGACGGCCCGTACGGCCCGTACAACGGCGGCCGCTGA
- a CDS encoding HelD family protein, producing MTTPEPVPEGDPASPPDLGTALHHERAHHDSCRAALAAMVEGADLHVVTGEDVSASGADAEVLGFRLRSHAKALHELPEGPLFFGRLDFAHGTGGEHEGLAHHIGRLRISEHPAAPPLVVDWRAPVSRAFYRASARDPQGVAVRRRFGWAPGSRGDSADLTGLEDERLDAGGRVVDGVARAGRRGPGGAGRPGGIVAREIERPRVGPMRDIAATIQPEQDELVRGELAESVCVQGAPGTGKTAVGLHRAAYLLYTHPRRIQRGGLLILGPNRTFLSYIAEVLPSLGETGVRQSTLHDEIARHPATGTDPDRTAAVKHDARMAEVLRRAVYGRVTADRAEDLSVPDGSYRWRIAGDRLTDIVAGVLAEEPPYEVGRERVRSRIVRRIQEQVERRSGPRPASWTRRIERARPVSACVEALWPKARPAEVLARLLTDEEELARAADGLLDPGEQRALHWPRPPRSPRSARWSPADLVLLDEIAGLLDHPQGYGHVVVDEAQDLSPMECRAVARRVRFGSLTVLGDLAQGTTPWAADSWRVQMAHLGKPDATIVPLTTGFRVPAAVLTLAGRLLDLLDADVPRADSLRRDGELRVRRADGDLRSAVVAAVRDALPREGSIGVIAADLQVDEVRGALTGAGIPTSGPDDPAARVTVVPATLVKGLEYDHVVAVEPAAIAQSERRGLNRLYVVLTRAVSRLEVVHERELPWEV from the coding sequence ATGACGACACCCGAGCCGGTCCCCGAGGGCGACCCGGCGAGCCCGCCGGATCTCGGCACCGCGTTGCACCACGAACGCGCCCACCACGACAGCTGCCGCGCCGCCCTCGCCGCGATGGTCGAGGGCGCCGACCTCCACGTCGTCACCGGCGAGGACGTCTCCGCCTCCGGCGCCGACGCCGAGGTCCTCGGGTTCCGGCTGCGCAGCCACGCCAAGGCCCTGCACGAACTGCCCGAAGGCCCCCTGTTCTTCGGCCGGCTGGACTTCGCGCACGGCACGGGCGGCGAGCACGAGGGCCTCGCCCACCACATCGGCCGGCTCCGCATCAGCGAGCACCCGGCCGCCCCGCCCCTCGTCGTCGACTGGCGCGCCCCCGTCTCCCGCGCCTTCTACCGGGCGAGCGCCCGCGACCCCCAGGGCGTGGCCGTCCGGCGCCGCTTCGGCTGGGCCCCCGGCAGCCGGGGCGACTCCGCCGACCTCACGGGCCTGGAGGACGAGCGCCTCGACGCGGGCGGGCGCGTCGTCGACGGCGTGGCGCGGGCCGGGCGCCGTGGGCCAGGTGGGGCGGGGCGGCCGGGCGGGATCGTCGCCCGTGAGATCGAACGGCCCCGCGTCGGCCCGATGCGGGACATCGCCGCGACCATCCAGCCCGAGCAGGACGAACTCGTCCGCGGGGAGCTCGCCGAGTCCGTGTGCGTGCAGGGTGCTCCCGGCACCGGCAAGACCGCCGTGGGCCTGCACCGGGCCGCCTACCTCCTCTACACCCACCCGCGGCGCATCCAGCGCGGCGGACTGCTGATCCTCGGCCCCAACCGCACCTTCCTCTCCTACATCGCCGAGGTGCTCCCCTCCCTCGGCGAGACCGGCGTACGGCAGTCGACCCTGCACGACGAGATCGCCCGCCACCCGGCGACCGGGACGGACCCCGACCGGACCGCCGCCGTCAAGCACGACGCCCGGATGGCCGAGGTGCTGCGCCGGGCGGTGTACGGACGGGTGACGGCCGACCGCGCCGAGGACCTCTCCGTCCCCGACGGCTCCTACCGCTGGCGGATCGCGGGCGACCGGCTGACGGACATCGTCGCCGGGGTGCTCGCCGAGGAGCCGCCGTACGAGGTCGGGCGCGAGCGGGTGCGCAGCCGGATCGTGCGCCGGATCCAGGAGCAGGTGGAACGCCGGAGCGGGCCACGCCCGGCCTCCTGGACGCGGCGCATCGAACGGGCCCGGCCGGTGAGCGCGTGCGTGGAGGCACTGTGGCCGAAGGCGCGCCCTGCGGAGGTCCTGGCCCGACTCCTCACGGATGAGGAGGAGTTGGCGCGAGCCGCGGACGGCCTCCTCGACCCCGGGGAGCAGCGGGCGCTGCACTGGCCGCGCCCGCCCCGCTCACCGCGGTCGGCGCGCTGGTCGCCCGCCGACCTCGTCCTCCTCGACGAGATCGCCGGCCTCCTCGACCATCCCCAGGGCTACGGCCATGTCGTCGTCGACGAGGCCCAGGACCTCTCCCCGATGGAGTGCCGGGCGGTCGCCCGCCGGGTCCGCTTCGGCTCGCTCACGGTCCTCGGCGACCTGGCGCAGGGCACCACCCCCTGGGCGGCGGACTCCTGGCGGGTGCAGATGGCCCACCTGGGCAAGCCGGACGCGACGATCGTCCCGCTGACCACGGGCTTCCGTGTCCCGGCCGCCGTCCTCACCCTCGCGGGCCGCCTGCTCGACCTCCTCGACGCCGACGTGCCGCGCGCCGACTCCCTGCGCAGGGACGGCGAACTGCGCGTCCGGCGGGCCGACGGCGATCTGCGCTCCGCGGTCGTCGCCGCCGTACGCGACGCACTCCCCCGGGAGGGCTCGATCGGTGTCATCGCCGCCGACCTCCAGGTCGACGAGGTCCGCGGGGCCCTGACCGGGGCGGGTATCCCGACCTCCGGCCCGGACGATCCGGCCGCCCGGGTGACGGTGGTCCCGGCGACTCTCGTCAAGGGCCTCGAGTACGACCACGTCGTCGCCGTCGAGCCGGCGGCCATCGCGCAGTCGGAGCGACGCGGCCTGAACCGGCTCTACGTGGTGCTGACCCGCGCGGTCTCGCGACTGGAGGTGGTGCACGAACGGGAGTTGCCGTGGGAGGTGTGA
- a CDS encoding zinc-binding dehydrogenase translates to MRAAQVKAFGGPEVLATVELPDPVPGPGELLIEVAHADTIFVETQVRTGLFRAYFPVEPPYVPGGGVAGTVTAVGAGVDAGWVGRRVTSFVDGSYAERVTAPVTAPTPVPDGVDLRTAAALVHDGVTAAGLLENTAVAPGDRVLILGASGGMGTLLIQLARARGARVVAAARGARKSALVRELGADAVVDVSERDWVERAREALGRPGPIRATETAAETAAEAAADVVLDGVGGELGLAAFPLTADGGRFSAHGAPSGGFAAVDVTEAERRGITLFGIGDVQFGAAEAHRLTAHVLAEAAAGRLRPVIGAQFPLTEAAAAHAAIEGRELIGKVVLGM, encoded by the coding sequence ATGCGAGCAGCACAGGTGAAGGCGTTCGGCGGACCGGAGGTCCTGGCCACGGTGGAGCTGCCGGACCCGGTCCCGGGCCCCGGCGAGCTCCTGATCGAGGTCGCCCACGCCGACACGATCTTCGTGGAGACCCAGGTCCGCACGGGCCTGTTCCGCGCCTACTTCCCCGTCGAGCCGCCCTACGTCCCCGGTGGCGGCGTCGCCGGCACGGTCACCGCGGTCGGCGCGGGCGTGGACGCCGGATGGGTGGGACGCCGGGTGACGTCCTTCGTGGACGGCAGCTACGCCGAGCGCGTGACGGCCCCGGTCACCGCACCGACCCCCGTCCCGGACGGCGTGGACCTGCGCACGGCCGCGGCGCTCGTCCACGACGGGGTGACGGCCGCCGGTCTGCTGGAGAACACCGCCGTGGCCCCCGGCGACCGGGTCCTGATCCTCGGCGCCTCGGGCGGCATGGGCACCCTGCTGATCCAGCTGGCCCGTGCCCGGGGCGCCCGGGTGGTGGCCGCGGCACGGGGGGCGCGGAAGTCGGCGCTGGTGCGGGAGCTGGGGGCGGACGCGGTGGTGGACGTGTCGGAGCGGGACTGGGTGGAGCGGGCGCGGGAGGCCCTGGGGCGGCCGGGACCCATCCGCGCCACCGAGACCGCCGCCGAAACCGCCGCCGAAGCCGCCGCCGATGTAGTACTGGACGGCGTCGGCGGTGAACTCGGCCTCGCGGCCTTCCCGTTGACCGCCGACGGAGGACGCTTCTCCGCGCACGGGGCACCCTCGGGCGGCTTCGCGGCGGTGGACGTGACGGAGGCGGAACGGCGGGGCATCACCCTGTTCGGGATCGGGGACGTGCAGTTCGGCGCGGCCGAGGCGCACCGCCTGACCGCACACGTCCTGGCGGAGGCGGCCGCGGGGCGGCTGCGTCCGGTGATCGGCGCTCAGTTCCCGCTGACGGAGGCCGCCGCGGCGCACGCGGCGATCGAGGGGCGGGAACTGATCGGGAAGGTGGTGCTCGGGATGTGA
- a CDS encoding helix-turn-helix domain-containing protein, protein MASLNVGNLGEYLREQRRNAQLSLRQLAEAAGVSNPYLSQIERGLRKPSAEVLQQVAKALRISAETLYVRAGILDAERDGEEYRDGATRAVVLADPTLTEQQKQVLLQIYESFRKENGFADGDGAAGPRNHESDADPQQTAG, encoded by the coding sequence ATGGCATCGCTCAACGTCGGCAATCTCGGTGAGTACCTGCGCGAGCAGCGGCGCAACGCGCAGCTGTCGCTCCGGCAACTCGCCGAAGCCGCCGGCGTGTCCAATCCGTACCTGAGCCAGATCGAGCGCGGGCTGCGCAAGCCGAGCGCGGAGGTGCTCCAGCAGGTCGCCAAGGCGCTGCGGATCTCCGCCGAGACGCTGTACGTGCGGGCCGGCATCCTCGACGCGGAACGGGACGGGGAGGAGTACCGGGACGGTGCGACCCGCGCGGTCGTCCTCGCCGACCCCACGCTGACCGAGCAGCAGAAGCAGGTGCTGCTCCAGATCTACGAGTCCTTCCGCAAGGAGAACGGATTCGCGGACGGCGACGGTGCGGCGGGCCCACGGAACCACGAGAGCGACGCCGACCCGCAGCAGACGGCCGGTTGA
- a CDS encoding TetR/AcrR family transcriptional regulator translates to MSETGLRERKRQRMYEAVSDIAVRLFIERGFDAVSVAEVAAAAEISKPTLFRYFPTKEDLVLHRIADHEQEAARVVTAARAEGVTPLPALRRHFLAGLAAADPVTGLNDHPHVRAFYALLYGTPSLVARLYGYLERSEGALADALVDELPDALDARLAAGQIVAVRRILAEENWRRIAEGERVEDVRGDAEAAVERAFAVLAAGLPRLG, encoded by the coding sequence ATGAGCGAGACCGGGCTGCGCGAGCGCAAGAGGCAGCGGATGTATGAGGCCGTGTCGGACATCGCCGTCCGGCTCTTCATCGAGCGCGGCTTCGACGCGGTGTCCGTCGCCGAGGTCGCCGCGGCGGCCGAGATCTCCAAACCGACCCTCTTCCGGTACTTCCCGACCAAGGAGGACCTGGTCCTGCACCGGATCGCCGACCACGAGCAGGAGGCGGCCCGGGTCGTCACGGCGGCGCGGGCCGAGGGGGTCACACCGCTGCCCGCCCTGCGCCGGCACTTCCTCGCCGGACTGGCCGCCGCCGACCCCGTCACCGGCCTCAACGACCACCCGCACGTGCGCGCCTTCTACGCCCTGCTCTACGGCACGCCCTCTCTGGTCGCCCGTCTGTACGGCTACCTGGAACGCTCGGAGGGCGCCCTCGCCGACGCCCTGGTGGACGAGCTGCCCGACGCCCTCGACGCCCGGCTGGCCGCCGGTCAGATCGTCGCCGTCCGGCGGATCCTCGCCGAGGAGAACTGGCGGCGGATCGCGGAGGGGGAGCGGGTGGAGGACGTACGGGGGGACGCGGAGGCGGCGGTGGAGCGGGCGTTCGCGGTGCTGGCGGCGGGTCTGCCGCGGCTCGGGTAG